The following proteins are encoded in a genomic region of Alistipes shahii WAL 8301:
- a CDS encoding alpha/beta hydrolase family protein, with protein sequence MKAFVTLLIASFSGIANCHAIIPDTVYIRNPESMGLIYRNLEVITNDGYKIETWFFPAQNPPSESELRNPNENRRTHEAPGEAKRPTIIICNGDAGNMSYFQLYLAKNWTSRGFNVVTFDWRGFGKSSPFAMDRNYLCYTEMLEDYRAVIRKTSEQEEVLDGATAIVGWSTGAYLSMITAHTDNLVNAFIGRSLPTDFDDFIPLVMQYKNKTRNELLVPDDFPTELMPVHIAPEFEKPLFLIVGENDFRTPVWMSRKIIESLPETTPKELMIVENAAHGGKEDPMLIAFDDFIKRTSDFLMANLRPLHGERPSAAE encoded by the coding sequence ATGAAAGCGTTCGTCACTCTTTTGATTGCGTCCTTTTCAGGAATCGCAAACTGCCATGCAATTATTCCGGATACCGTATATATCAGGAATCCGGAAAGCATGGGGCTGATATATAGAAATTTAGAAGTCATCACAAACGACGGCTATAAAATCGAAACCTGGTTTTTCCCTGCACAAAACCCGCCGTCCGAGAGCGAGCTGCGGAATCCGAACGAAAACCGCCGAACCCACGAAGCGCCGGGTGAGGCAAAGCGCCCGACCATCATCATATGCAATGGCGATGCAGGCAATATGTCCTACTTCCAACTTTATCTGGCGAAGAACTGGACCTCCCGGGGGTTCAATGTCGTCACTTTCGACTGGCGCGGATTCGGCAAGAGCTCACCCTTTGCAATGGATCGCAACTACCTGTGTTATACGGAAATGCTGGAAGATTACCGGGCTGTCATACGGAAGACCTCCGAACAGGAGGAAGTTCTGGACGGAGCGACGGCCATCGTCGGCTGGTCGACAGGCGCCTATCTCTCCATGATTACGGCACACACCGACAATCTGGTGAATGCTTTCATCGGCCGTTCCCTTCCGACGGATTTCGACGATTTCATCCCTTTGGTCATGCAGTACAAAAACAAGACCCGCAATGAATTGCTGGTTCCGGATGATTTTCCGACCGAACTGATGCCCGTACATATCGCTCCGGAATTCGAAAAACCTCTGTTCCTGATCGTAGGCGAGAACGATTTCCGCACTCCCGTCTGGATGAGCAGGAAAATAATCGAATCGCTGCCCGAAACGACACCCAAAGAGTTGATGATTGTCGAAAATGCCGCTCACGGCGGAAAGGAAGACCCGATGCTGATTGCATTCGATGACTTCATAAAAAGAACATCCGACTTTCTTATGGCTAATTTACGACCTCTGCACGGCGAACGGCCGTCTGCTGCCGAATAA
- a CDS encoding helix-turn-helix transcriptional regulator, with the protein MDQPKLERLLRLMKLLTANTTYNVDQLAERLQMSRRTVYRYIDTFREAGFVIKKSGDCIRLDKESPHFRDISQLVHFTEEEAVILKNAIENIDDTNMLKQNLKRKLYSVYDNKTLADTVVRGKNAPNIRRLIEAIEQERQAVLHGYLSAHGGGVRDRRVEPFAFTTNYVQVWCYDLESHTNKLFKTSRIGSVELSEAVWEHQEAHSEGFIDAFRMHGGARRRVRLELGTLAYNLLCEEYPLAECDVKPLGRGRWSLDTEVAGMAGVGRFVVGLLDDIRIVDSPELTGYIREYIAANTPKM; encoded by the coding sequence ATGGACCAACCCAAACTCGAACGCCTGCTGCGGCTAATGAAGCTGCTGACGGCCAACACCACCTACAACGTCGACCAGCTGGCCGAACGGCTCCAGATGTCGCGCCGCACGGTCTACCGGTATATCGACACCTTTCGCGAGGCGGGGTTCGTGATCAAGAAATCGGGCGACTGCATCCGTCTCGACAAGGAGTCGCCGCACTTCCGCGACATCTCGCAGCTGGTGCACTTCACCGAGGAGGAGGCCGTGATCCTGAAAAACGCCATCGAGAACATCGACGACACCAATATGCTCAAGCAGAACCTCAAGCGCAAACTCTACTCCGTCTACGACAACAAGACGCTGGCCGACACCGTCGTGCGGGGCAAAAACGCCCCGAACATCCGGCGGCTGATCGAGGCCATCGAGCAGGAGCGGCAGGCCGTGCTGCACGGCTACCTGTCGGCCCACGGAGGCGGGGTCCGCGACCGCAGGGTAGAGCCTTTCGCCTTCACGACCAACTACGTGCAGGTGTGGTGCTACGACCTCGAAAGCCACACGAACAAACTCTTCAAAACCTCGCGTATCGGCTCCGTGGAGCTGTCCGAAGCGGTGTGGGAGCACCAAGAAGCCCACAGCGAGGGATTCATCGACGCCTTCCGCATGCACGGCGGGGCGCGCCGCCGCGTGCGGCTGGAACTGGGAACGCTGGCCTACAACCTGTTGTGCGAGGAGTATCCGCTGGCCGAATGCGATGTGAAACCGCTGGGGCGGGGACGCTGGTCGCTCGACACGGAGGTGGCCGGAATGGCCGGGGTGGGACGCTTCGTCGTGGGGCTGCTGGACGACATCCGCATCGTCGACTCCCCCGAGCTGACGGGCTATATCCGCGAATATATTGCGGCAAACACCCCGAAAATGTAA
- a CDS encoding cupin domain-containing protein, translating to MKRNHLLTTGALCLALAAASCCRQAPAPQAKASAEPVSLKDHGAEPTVLNIESHTLANENFRTALWTGSNLQVTLMAIPAGGDVGLEQHHDIDQFLRVEEGTARVMMGDSEDNLDFVREVSDDYAILVPAGKWHNIVNTGDKPLKIYSIYAPAEHPHGTVHKTRQEAMEAEHHH from the coding sequence ATGAAACGAAATCACCTCCTGACGACCGGCGCGCTGTGCCTCGCACTCGCCGCCGCATCGTGCTGCCGGCAAGCTCCGGCCCCGCAGGCAAAAGCCTCCGCCGAACCCGTCTCGCTGAAAGATCACGGAGCCGAACCGACGGTGCTGAACATCGAAAGCCACACGCTCGCGAACGAGAATTTCCGGACCGCATTGTGGACCGGCAGCAACTTGCAGGTGACGCTGATGGCGATTCCCGCCGGCGGCGACGTGGGGCTGGAACAACACCACGACATCGACCAGTTCTTGCGCGTGGAGGAGGGCACGGCACGCGTGATGATGGGCGACAGCGAGGACAACCTCGACTTCGTGCGCGAGGTCTCGGACGACTATGCGATCCTGGTCCCGGCCGGAAAATGGCACAACATCGTCAACACAGGTGACAAACCGCTGAAAATCTACTCGATTTACGCCCCGGCGGAACATCCCCACGGCACGGTCCACAAGACCCGGCAGGAGGCCATGGAGGCCGAACACCACCATTAG
- the bcp gene encoding thioredoxin-dependent thiol peroxidase — protein sequence MTQLQAGEMAPDFKSTTQDGEPLTLADLRGQRTILYFYPKDNTSGCTLEAKSLRDGKAELTRMGFRIIGVSPDSEKSHRSFCDKHDLNFTLLSDTDHSVCEAYGVWAEKSMYGRKYMGVLRTTFVIDAEGRIEKIFTKVDTKNHYRQIIDSYK from the coding sequence ATGACACAGTTGCAGGCGGGGGAGATGGCCCCCGATTTCAAGTCCACGACCCAAGACGGTGAGCCTCTGACGCTTGCCGATCTGCGAGGACAGCGCACGATACTCTATTTCTACCCCAAGGACAACACCTCGGGCTGTACGCTCGAAGCCAAAAGCCTGCGCGACGGCAAGGCCGAACTGACACGGATGGGATTCCGGATCATCGGCGTAAGCCCCGACAGCGAGAAGTCGCACCGCAGTTTCTGCGACAAGCACGACCTGAATTTCACGCTGCTCTCCGACACCGACCACTCGGTGTGCGAAGCCTACGGCGTGTGGGCCGAGAAGTCGATGTACGGCCGCAAGTACATGGGTGTGCTGCGCACGACGTTCGTCATCGACGCCGAAGGCCGCATCGAGAAGATTTTCACCAAGGTGGACACCAAGAACCACTACCGGCAGATCATTGATTCCTACAAGTAA
- the recA gene encoding recombinase RecA: MAEKVQINADKLKVLDAVMQKIEKDFGKGSIMRMNSTEVNDIPVIPTGSITLDMALGVGGYPKGRVVEIYGPESSGKTTLAIHAIAEAQKAGGIAAFIDAEHAFDSFYAQKLGVDVDNLLISQPDNGEQALEIADSLIRSSAIDIIVIDSVAALTPKAEIEGEMGDSKMGLQARLMSQALRKLTSSISKTKTVCIFINQLRDKIGVVYGNPETTTGGNALKFYASVRIDIRRMSVIKDGEDQLGTRTKVKVVKNKVAPPFKRAEFDIMFGEGISKIGEIVDLGVDYGVVKKAGSWFSYGDRKIGQGRDAVKELLKNDEELRNEIEAKVREAMKTTKKE; encoded by the coding sequence ATGGCAGAAAAAGTACAGATAAACGCGGACAAACTCAAAGTGCTGGACGCAGTGATGCAGAAAATAGAGAAGGACTTCGGCAAAGGCTCGATCATGCGCATGAACAGCACCGAAGTGAACGACATTCCGGTCATCCCGACGGGTTCGATCACGCTCGACATGGCGCTCGGCGTAGGCGGCTATCCCAAGGGCCGCGTCGTGGAGATCTACGGTCCCGAGTCGTCGGGCAAGACCACGCTGGCGATTCACGCCATCGCCGAGGCGCAGAAGGCCGGCGGCATCGCGGCCTTCATTGACGCCGAGCACGCCTTCGACAGTTTCTACGCACAGAAACTGGGCGTGGACGTCGACAACCTGCTCATTTCGCAGCCCGACAACGGCGAGCAGGCGCTCGAAATCGCCGACTCGCTGATCCGTTCGAGCGCCATCGACATCATCGTCATCGACTCCGTGGCGGCGCTGACGCCCAAGGCCGAGATCGAGGGCGAAATGGGCGACTCGAAGATGGGTCTTCAGGCGCGCCTCATGTCGCAGGCGCTGCGCAAACTCACGTCGAGCATCTCGAAGACCAAGACCGTCTGCATCTTCATCAACCAGCTGCGCGACAAGATCGGCGTGGTCTACGGCAACCCCGAGACCACCACGGGAGGCAATGCGCTGAAATTCTACGCTTCGGTGCGTATCGACATCCGCCGCATGTCGGTCATCAAGGACGGCGAGGACCAGCTGGGAACCCGCACGAAGGTCAAGGTCGTGAAGAACAAGGTGGCCCCTCCGTTCAAACGCGCGGAGTTCGACATCATGTTCGGCGAGGGCATTTCGAAGATCGGCGAGATCGTCGACCTGGGCGTCGATTACGGCGTGGTCAAGAAGGCCGGATCGTGGTTCTCCTACGGCGACCGCAAGATCGGACAGGGACGCGACGCCGTCAAGGAGCTGCTGAAAAACGACGAGGAGCTGCGCAACGAGATCGAGGCCAAGGTCCGCGAAGCCATGAAGACCACCAAAAAAGAGTAG
- a CDS encoding RelA/SpoT family protein, giving the protein MGYTAEDENLIKEKWDDLLLSCTKICKNDEDWNFIKRAFFLAKEAHEGVRRRSGEPYLLHPIAVAKIVIEEIGLGVKSVVAALLHDVVEDTEYSVEDMERIFGPKIASMVDGLTKMSGVFNADTSEQAEYFRKVLLTLSDDVRVILIKIADRLHNMRTLGAMPMNKQIKITGETIYLFAPLAYRLGLYSIKSELEDLCMKYRFPQQYAEITQKLQESEASRREFINKFNAPIIASLNRDNINYEISGRVKSVYSIWSKMQRKQIPFEEIYDLFAIRIVFKPLPFPSEKTQCWQIYSTITDIYTPKPDRLRDWISMPKANGYEALHSTVMGPDGVWVEVQIRTQRMEDIAERGFAAHWKYKHATISQDEDEFDKWLKQIRAALNSPTENAVDFLDNFKLSLYTSEIVVFTPKGEARKMPFGATALDFAYDIHSKIGNSAISAKINHKLEPITTQINSGDQIEIITADNARPKPEWLETVTTAKAKQSIKSFLKRERQNNIERGMQMLDEKMKSLNVKLSGRVLRKITPIYDSKNKEELYSKIGAGIVSLDNLDKALKVNSKSKILKFWTLFIPQKKEDETDDAAIPGEIAPAEEAPATEPQFEIAECCKPIPGDKVVGYRDPASGNIIVHKATCDELNRLATQFGRNIVKEEIKWSQHKAMSYLVTTELRGIDRQGILLDLAKVVSADFNINIREVNIHSHDGIFEGNVSLYVKDAESLHAVMDKLRKIKGIESVKRTLS; this is encoded by the coding sequence ATGGGATATACTGCCGAGGATGAGAACCTTATAAAGGAGAAATGGGACGACCTGCTCCTCTCGTGCACCAAGATCTGCAAGAACGACGAGGACTGGAACTTCATCAAACGTGCATTTTTCCTGGCCAAGGAGGCACACGAGGGGGTAAGGCGCCGCTCCGGCGAGCCGTACCTCCTGCATCCTATTGCAGTAGCCAAGATCGTCATCGAGGAGATCGGGCTGGGCGTGAAATCGGTCGTCGCAGCCCTGCTGCACGACGTCGTGGAGGACACGGAATACTCCGTGGAGGACATGGAACGCATTTTCGGCCCGAAAATCGCCTCGATGGTCGACGGACTGACGAAAATGTCCGGCGTGTTCAACGCCGACACCTCCGAGCAGGCCGAATATTTTCGTAAAGTGCTCCTCACGCTCTCCGACGATGTACGGGTGATCCTGATAAAGATCGCCGACCGCCTGCACAACATGCGCACGCTGGGGGCGATGCCGATGAACAAGCAGATCAAGATCACGGGCGAGACGATCTACCTCTTCGCGCCGCTGGCCTACCGGCTGGGGCTCTACTCGATCAAGAGCGAACTGGAGGACCTCTGCATGAAGTACCGCTTCCCGCAGCAGTATGCCGAAATCACGCAGAAATTGCAGGAAAGCGAAGCTTCGCGCCGGGAGTTCATCAACAAGTTCAACGCCCCGATCATCGCCTCGCTCAACCGCGACAACATCAACTACGAGATTTCGGGACGCGTGAAAAGCGTCTACTCGATCTGGAGCAAGATGCAGCGCAAGCAGATTCCTTTCGAGGAGATTTACGACCTGTTCGCCATCCGCATCGTCTTCAAGCCGCTGCCGTTTCCGTCGGAGAAAACCCAATGCTGGCAGATTTACTCCACGATCACCGACATTTACACCCCCAAGCCCGACCGGCTGCGGGACTGGATTTCGATGCCCAAGGCCAACGGCTACGAGGCGCTGCACTCGACGGTGATGGGACCCGACGGAGTGTGGGTCGAGGTGCAGATCCGCACGCAGCGCATGGAGGACATCGCCGAACGCGGGTTCGCCGCCCACTGGAAATACAAGCATGCGACCATTTCGCAGGACGAGGACGAATTCGACAAGTGGCTGAAACAGATACGTGCGGCGCTGAACAGTCCGACGGAGAACGCCGTGGACTTCCTGGACAACTTTAAGTTATCGCTGTATACATCGGAAATAGTGGTGTTTACACCCAAGGGCGAAGCCCGGAAAATGCCGTTCGGAGCCACGGCTCTCGACTTCGCCTACGACATCCACTCGAAGATCGGAAACAGCGCCATCAGCGCCAAGATCAACCACAAACTCGAACCGATCACCACGCAGATCAACAGCGGCGACCAGATCGAGATCATCACGGCCGACAACGCCCGCCCCAAGCCCGAATGGCTCGAAACGGTCACCACGGCCAAGGCCAAACAGTCGATCAAGAGTTTCCTCAAACGCGAACGGCAGAACAACATCGAGCGGGGCATGCAGATGCTCGACGAAAAGATGAAGTCGCTGAACGTCAAGTTGAGCGGCCGCGTACTGCGCAAGATCACGCCCATTTACGACAGCAAGAACAAGGAGGAGCTGTACAGTAAGATCGGAGCGGGAATCGTCTCGCTCGACAACCTGGACAAAGCCCTCAAGGTCAACTCCAAGAGCAAGATACTCAAATTCTGGACCCTCTTCATCCCCCAGAAGAAGGAGGACGAGACGGACGATGCCGCAATTCCGGGCGAAATCGCCCCGGCAGAGGAGGCTCCGGCCACGGAACCGCAGTTCGAAATCGCGGAGTGCTGCAAGCCCATTCCGGGCGACAAGGTGGTAGGGTATCGAGACCCCGCCTCGGGAAACATCATCGTACACAAGGCCACGTGCGACGAGCTGAACCGTCTTGCGACACAGTTCGGCCGCAACATCGTCAAGGAGGAGATCAAATGGTCGCAGCACAAGGCCATGTCCTACCTGGTGACCACGGAACTGCGCGGCATCGACCGGCAGGGCATCCTGCTCGACCTGGCGAAGGTCGTAAGCGCTGATTTCAACATCAATATCCGCGAAGTGAACATCCACAGCCACGACGGCATCTTCGAAGGCAATGTCAGCCTCTACGTGAAGGACGCCGAAAGTCTCCACGCCGTGATGGACAAACTGCGCAAGATAAAGGGTATAGAGAGTGTCAAACGAACATTGAGTTAA
- a CDS encoding HIT family protein, with protein MATIFSRIIAGEIPSYKVAENEDYYAFLDINPLTKGHTLVVPKKEVDYIFDLDDRTLAGMMLFAKEVAAKIKREIACARVAVVVLGLEVPHAHIHLIPIQSENDVDFYREKLKLTPEEFREIADKLSK; from the coding sequence ATGGCAACTATTTTTTCACGCATCATCGCAGGGGAGATCCCCTCGTACAAAGTAGCCGAAAACGAAGACTACTATGCATTTCTCGACATCAATCCGCTGACAAAAGGCCATACGCTGGTCGTCCCCAAAAAGGAGGTGGACTATATTTTCGACCTCGATGACCGAACGCTGGCAGGCATGATGCTTTTCGCCAAAGAGGTCGCAGCCAAAATCAAGCGGGAAATAGCGTGTGCAAGGGTAGCAGTCGTAGTTTTAGGCCTCGAAGTGCCCCATGCACACATTCATCTGATCCCCATTCAGAGCGAAAACGACGTGGATTTCTACCGCGAAAAGCTCAAACTGACGCCGGAAGAGTTCCGCGAAATAGCCGACAAACTCTCGAAATAG
- a CDS encoding helix-turn-helix domain-containing protein, protein MREKLLDLMKNEGLKPSQLAELLEINPAGISHILAGRNKPGFDLLQKILRRFPRINPDWLLLDSDKMYRDSKPEQSAPAAAVESSISDGLFGPARNTPFNPPHQEPASTTSENPAPPATTPFSGTRTDVAVRRIVILYDDLTFESFTPTKR, encoded by the coding sequence ATGAGGGAAAAATTGCTCGATCTGATGAAAAACGAAGGATTGAAGCCGAGCCAGCTCGCGGAACTGCTCGAAATCAATCCGGCGGGAATTTCCCATATTCTCGCCGGGCGAAACAAACCGGGCTTCGATTTGTTACAAAAGATTCTCCGGAGGTTCCCGCGAATCAATCCCGACTGGCTGCTGCTCGATTCCGACAAGATGTATCGCGACAGCAAACCCGAACAATCCGCACCGGCCGCTGCGGTCGAATCGTCGATCTCCGACGGATTGTTCGGTCCGGCCCGGAATACGCCGTTCAACCCGCCGCATCAGGAGCCGGCTTCGACAACGTCCGAAAATCCGGCGCCGCCGGCAACGACTCCATTTTCCGGCACACGAACAGACGTCGCTGTCCGGCGGATCGTAATATTGTACGATGACCTTACCTTCGAGAGTTTCACGCCGACAAAGCGCTAA
- a CDS encoding formate/nitrite transporter family protein has translation MPINNPKEVLALVERAASDKISLPVRKILILAFLAGAYISMGGLFSIVIGYGFPSMAPAPGLQRLLSGLVFPLGLMLVVFAGAELFTGNNAVLIPGALGRRYGWRKVLLNWMLVYAGNFVGSLFFACFLVKLPGMLSAEAWRSAAVGIAEAKVSMPWLTVFLRGVGANWLVCLAVWLGLSANDVAGRLLGLFFPIMCFVAIGYEHSVANMFFIPLGMMHGASVTVSDFLLANLVPATLGNIAGGAVFVGGIYWYINK, from the coding sequence ATGCCGATAAACAATCCGAAAGAGGTCCTCGCCCTGGTGGAGAGGGCCGCCTCCGACAAGATTTCGCTTCCCGTTCGCAAAATATTGATTTTAGCGTTTTTAGCTGGCGCCTATATTTCTATGGGAGGCTTGTTTTCCATCGTGATAGGATATGGCTTTCCGTCGATGGCTCCTGCTCCGGGATTGCAGCGCCTGCTCTCCGGACTTGTCTTCCCGCTGGGGCTTATGCTGGTCGTTTTCGCAGGAGCGGAACTCTTTACGGGCAATAATGCCGTGCTGATCCCCGGTGCATTGGGACGACGTTATGGATGGCGTAAGGTGTTGTTAAATTGGATGTTGGTCTATGCCGGAAATTTTGTCGGGTCGCTGTTTTTCGCCTGTTTTCTCGTGAAACTTCCCGGCATGCTCTCTGCCGAGGCGTGGCGTTCGGCGGCCGTCGGCATTGCCGAGGCAAAGGTCTCGATGCCGTGGCTCACGGTGTTCCTGCGGGGTGTCGGCGCCAACTGGCTGGTGTGCCTGGCCGTGTGGCTGGGTTTGAGCGCCAACGATGTCGCGGGCCGGCTGCTGGGATTGTTTTTCCCGATAATGTGTTTTGTGGCAATCGGTTATGAACACAGCGTCGCCAATATGTTTTTCATTCCGCTGGGCATGATGCACGGTGCATCGGTCACCGTGTCCGATTTTCTGCTTGCCAATCTTGTTCCCGCGACTTTGGGCAATATCGCCGGCGGAGCGGTCTTTGTCGGCGGTATCTACTGGTATATTAATAAGTAA
- a CDS encoding metal ABC transporter solute-binding protein, Zn/Mn family → MRKLSAYLLAALLLAACTPEQPAGENTFYVSIPPLRSIVEGIVGDDFKIEVLVPPGASPETFEPTPRQFVELNKAQLIFNVGLIDFETTLLGKVGDQAKVVNLSRGIDLIAGSCSHGHHGHDHGHAHGVDPHVWTSPKALQTMAANAYEAIRNAYPDSVKYEAGYNRLRSTLKELDIRTAEKIARSGVKYFIVYHPALTYYARDYGLRQVAIEADGKEPSAKQLTAVIRQAREDGVRRIFYQNQFPASTVEIIARDIDAEYVEIDPLDEDAIGAIDAMTDSITAK, encoded by the coding sequence ATGCGTAAATTATCGGCATACTTACTGGCAGCCCTGCTGCTCGCGGCCTGCACGCCGGAACAACCCGCCGGGGAAAATACGTTTTACGTCTCGATCCCCCCGCTGCGCAGCATCGTGGAGGGGATTGTCGGCGACGATTTCAAAATAGAGGTGCTCGTGCCGCCCGGAGCAAGTCCCGAGACGTTCGAGCCGACGCCCCGGCAGTTCGTGGAGCTGAACAAGGCACAGCTCATTTTCAACGTGGGATTGATCGACTTCGAAACCACCCTGCTGGGCAAAGTCGGGGATCAGGCGAAAGTCGTGAACTTGAGCCGCGGTATCGACCTGATCGCAGGCTCCTGCTCGCACGGCCACCACGGACACGACCACGGGCATGCCCACGGTGTAGACCCCCACGTCTGGACCTCGCCCAAAGCCCTGCAAACGATGGCCGCAAACGCCTACGAGGCAATTCGCAACGCCTATCCCGACTCGGTGAAATACGAGGCCGGCTACAACCGGCTGCGCAGCACGCTCAAGGAACTGGACATCCGCACGGCGGAGAAGATCGCCCGGAGCGGCGTGAAGTACTTCATCGTCTACCATCCCGCACTCACCTACTACGCACGCGATTACGGACTGCGGCAGGTGGCCATCGAGGCCGACGGCAAGGAACCGTCGGCCAAACAGCTGACGGCGGTTATCCGACAGGCCCGCGAGGACGGCGTGCGGCGGATTTTCTACCAGAACCAGTTCCCGGCATCGACCGTGGAGATCATCGCCCGCGACATCGACGCCGAATACGTGGAGATCGACCCGCTGGACGAAGACGCCATCGGCGCCATCGACGCAATGACCGATTCAATCACGGCAAAATGA
- a CDS encoding metal ABC transporter ATP-binding protein, with protein sequence MNLVTLRDVSVAYDGYEALRHVDLEIADLDFLGVIGPNGGGKTTLVKAILGTVPHTGELTLAPELFRGKERLIGYMPQISDFDRAFPISVLEVVLSGLQGRRGFSSRYTKEDRARAMELLAASGIADTARSPIGEVSGGQMQRALLARAVISDPKLLILDEPANFVDNKFEKELYRTLHELNARMAIVMVSHDIGTITSVVKEIVCVNRQVHRHRSNILTEEQLRNYDCPIQLVSHGHIPHTVLEHHPGDCCRNHE encoded by the coding sequence ATGAATCTGGTAACGCTGCGCGACGTAAGTGTCGCATACGACGGCTACGAGGCCCTCCGGCACGTCGACCTGGAGATTGCGGACCTCGATTTCCTGGGGGTCATAGGTCCCAACGGCGGCGGAAAAACGACGCTCGTAAAGGCCATCCTGGGAACCGTCCCCCACACCGGAGAGCTGACTCTCGCCCCGGAGCTGTTCCGCGGGAAGGAACGGCTGATCGGCTACATGCCGCAGATTTCGGATTTCGACCGCGCATTCCCGATCTCGGTCCTCGAGGTCGTACTGTCGGGATTGCAGGGCCGCCGCGGATTCAGCTCCCGCTACACGAAGGAGGACCGTGCCAGAGCGATGGAACTGCTTGCGGCATCGGGAATCGCCGACACGGCCCGCAGCCCCATCGGCGAGGTGTCGGGCGGGCAGATGCAGCGGGCGCTGCTGGCCCGGGCCGTGATCTCGGACCCGAAGCTGCTGATCCTGGACGAACCCGCGAATTTCGTGGACAACAAATTCGAGAAGGAGCTTTACCGCACGCTGCATGAACTGAACGCCCGCATGGCGATCGTCATGGTGTCGCACGACATCGGCACGATCACCAGCGTCGTGAAGGAGATCGTCTGCGTCAACCGGCAGGTCCACCGCCACCGTTCGAACATTCTGACCGAGGAACAGTTGCGCAACTACGACTGCCCGATTCAACTGGTATCGCACGGGCACATCCCCCACACCGTGCTGGAACACCACCCCGGCGACTGCTGCCGCAACCACGAATAA